TGGAACCAGAATATGATCAATCGGTGGGGAAGGAAGGAGCCTGAAAAGCTGATCTTCCTCTTTACCGCAACCTTTTCAGGAGGTATGGAACGGACTGACCAGGCGGAAATCATAATTGACAACTATCATGATTATTGGCAGCTGCATCGTTTGTGGTAAATAAAAGAAGATAAAAAATTCGACTTCTGAAGAGGCCAGCCACTATCCATATTTGTTGAATTGTGATAGAATGTGCCTGAAATCAATTGGAACGGAAGTGATGCAAAATGAAAAATACTCAGCCGGTGAATAAGAAGGAGTACCGGGAATATGTGACGGAAGACTTGATTATTTACTGGAACCTCTCCCATTGTTCCCACTCTGGGAAATGTACGGACATGCTTCCGGAGGTTTTTAATATGGAGAGAAGACCTTGGATTTGCATGGATGGGGCGGACCCTCTTGAAGTAATCCGAGTGATCGACAAATGCCCGTCAGGAGCATTGCGGTATGGACTTACGGAGCATTCCGCAATCGAACCTCGTTTGGCTCAAGGACCAGGCTGGATTGGGTATAAGGTGACCGAACCGTCAGTCGTGCAGATTCGAATGGTGCAGAACGGACCGCTCCTGGTCAAAGGACCTGCGCGCATCCTTGACCCCGAAGGGAACTCAATCAGAGAGTGCGTCAGCATGGTGCTGTGCCGCTGCGGCAAAACAAAAAATCCGCCCTTTTGTGACGGATCTCATGCAGAAGAATAAACTTATTTTTGACTATAAAGTTTAGATCACGAAGCACATATCTCGGACCATGACGAACAGAAAACAAACCCATTACTGATTCAGAAATAAGAAAAGCCGGATATTTGGATGCGGTGCCCTTCTGGGTTCCAGTCCAAATGCCCGGCTTTATTGATTTGACAATTTTGCAGTGATGAATTCTTTTAAAGCCGCACTGCCTAAAGCGGCCCTGCGGGAATCGTCACTTGTCAACAGAGCGATTCCGCTATTGAGCCGCCACCGTTACGTTGATAACATAATCTACTGCTTTCTTGTTGTCCGCTGAAATGTTGACGGTGATCTTCGTAGTTGAACCTGCAGTTACCACAATGCCTGTCTTTGAATTCACCGTTTCTCCGTTAATCGTGATGACCGCATTGGTGTTGGTCGTCGTATTTGTGGCTGCCGCAACATCTACTGCTGCCGTACCTGCTGGCACTTGAACATCATAGGTCTTTGTTTCCGCCTTGAAACCTGTCAGCAGATTACTTCCGGAAGAAGTCTTAAGGGTCAGGCTGGAAAGCGCTGCTTCAGGCATGGTTGTTGTCGTGTTTGCCGTGACGATTGCGGAATCGGTACTGTATGCATTTCTGAGGAATGCAGAGACATAGTACTTGGTGTTTGCACTGAGCCCGGTTAAGGTCAGGGTTCCGGCAGTATTGTATTTCACGGAAGTGCTTTTTCCGCCGGATCTGATTTGTGATACCGTAAGCGCTTCGGGACTGGTTTTCGCAATGGCATATACTGTTCCCGTGGAATTCGGCATAAAGGAAACCGTTATTGAGCTATCTGACGGCGTTAACGTAAGGCCGCCCAGTGCCGGAGTGGCGGCTGTTTCTTCCGGTGCCAGACCTTCCGTTGTGAAATAAACCGATCTGCCGTCATTGAGATTGCCGCCTCCGTTGATCAGGGTTTCTTCTGCCAATACGACATAATAACGCGTGCCCGTCAGTAGTTTTTGACTCGGCGTAATGGTAATGATCTTCTTAGCGCTGTTGATGGCTGCTTTAAAGGGAACCTTGTCACCGGTCTTGGAGCCCTTGGCAAGGGTAATGAAGTTTCCTACGGAGGAATCGCTGATCTCCTTGCCTCCCGCAAGCTTCATTGAGGTATTGAAGGTTATGGTGATTTCGGTTTCCACATCGACATCATTCGCTTTGTTTTTCGGTTTGAATGCAACGTCTACGTCTTCATCTCCGCCTTCCTGAGGCCGGTCTGTTTTCAGTCCCACGGTCATTTTACCCGGCTTTGTTTCATATGTCACGCCGTCTGCATTGACAATCATGTAAGCGACTGTGCCCGTTCCATGAAAATAACATTCATTGTCAACCGTTGCCTGGGTGATCTCGGCCTTGCCTGACAGTACAATATCGGAATACCTGCCGTCGTCTGTTACCTGCAAATCCAGAACCTTGCCGGATTCCAGATTGAGAATCGCTCTAGACCCTTCGATGCTGACCTTCGGGAAAACACCTTTTAAAGTGGCATCGGCAGAGCCGTGAATGATGACCTTGGGCGTACCCTGACCGTCTTTCCCCGTCGTCTGAATATAGCTCTTTCCGTAGAGCTCCAAATTGGAGATGGTTGTATTTCCTTTTGTTGCGATCCGGACCTGGGTGTCATCCTTGTCGGCCTCAGCTTTCACAACCCGTGTGTTGTTGAGCGTTATGGTACTCCCGCCGTTTATGATAAGATCTCCGAGGATGATACAGTTATCGATGGTAGCGCTGCCTTCTTCAAGATCCTCATCAATTCTCACATCACCGACAAAGGTTTTGCCCGCGAGAGTTGTTTTGTCTTGGTCGACGATCGTTCTGCGCGTGACGATGTCTTCATTATCCAAAATATCACTCAAAATTTTTGCAGTCTGAGCTCTGGTAAGGGGATCCGCAGGGTGAAGCTTATTATCACTGTACGGTCCCATGTATCCTTTTCCGTTCAATTTAGAAAACGCAGCAGCTGCCCAGCTTTGCAGCTGCTTGGAATCAGGATAGGACTTGAGACTTCCTGCCTTTTTCCCATTGGGAATCAGCCGATCCAGCATTACTGCCGCCTCCTGTCTGGTGATGGGATTGTTGGGTCGGAAGGTACCGTCGTTATATCCACCGGCATATCCCGCTGATACAGCGAGGGTAACGTCCTTGTAGTACCAGGAGCTATATGGGACATCGCTCAGAGTGGATGTATCTGCAATGTCCAGTCGGTTCAATTCGTAGGTCCTGTTTACCATGGAAATAAATTCTGCTCGTGTCACGGCTTTGTCCGGCTGGAAACCGCCGTCGGGATAACCGCTGATCACGTTGGCGTTATTCACTTTCTTCACATAAAATTCAGACCAGTGTCCGCTGATATCCCAAAATCCGCTTGCAGCATTTACGCTCTGCGGCGACAGAAGAGGAAGTGACAGAAACAGAAGCAATGATAATATCAACGTCAATACCCTGTCTCTTATTCTTATTCTGTGTTTCATTCCTATCATCTCTACTCTCCTTATGTCTCACTTGTTGATCTATAATCATTAGACTAATATCTTGAATGATTTGTAATCACTATGCCAGTCAACTCTATTTAACTGTCTATTATTAATTTCGACAGTACTGCCATAAAATTAAACAAATTTTTATTCTGCTTAATTTCTGAATGTAAATCTACTGGCGCAAAATCGAACGACAGAATCTGTCGCGCGATACTTTGCTGCTGCACAATACGATTCTGCCGTTCGATACTTCTCTAATGCATAATACTTCTATGTCGCCCGATCTACTCTGTCGTTACGGCAGACCCGGTAGTTTCTGCGCCTGGGGTACTCGGTACTACAGGCACTTCGGAGTCCGGCTTGGTCGGCTCCGGGTCAGGTTTTGTTGGTTCTGGCTCCACCTCGGGGCGGGTAAACTTGAGCTTATAATTACCGCTTTCAGAACCAGAGGTGATGGTGAAGGTAAACACGGTCTCCGATGCGGAAAGCGTAAAGGTGGTGCTTCCCTTCTGGAGAGATCCTTTTCCGTTCAGCTCAACGATCGCGTAAGGATCAGATGCAGTTACTTCTACCTTAATTAGCGCATCTCCTGTTGAGGTGAGAGAGAAGCTTCTCCCGCCATTGTCCGTAAGCGTTCGGCTTCCTTCTGATACCTTCAGTGTGGAGATAGAGAAATCATCCTTGCTGTTTACGGTAACTCTGTAAGTGGTGCTGTCCGTTCCGCTCTTTGCTATTTTAATGTCAATCGTCTGGTTTGACCCTGTCAGCGCGATCTCTTTTGTGATGTTGTCCTTGGAAGCAGTTCCGTCTATGGTAATATCTCCTGAACCGGACGCCTTAACGATTAGGGACGGTATTCCGGTATTCAAAGAAATGTTATAAGCAGTGGTACCTTTATTGAAGGAGACCAAATTTTTCTGATTGGCACTCCCGTTGACGACCGGAATCACTTCCAGCTTAGTCAACGTCGATACGGGCCGTATCGTTGACGTACTGGCATTTTTTACAGGTGAGTTGACATTGTTTGTACGAACCACCGCGTAAATCTTGTACTGTGTGCTGCTTGCAAATCCGGTGAGACTGAAGGTCTTTGCAGTCTTTGCAGTCAGTGCACCGGAGGCCTTATAGCCTGATTCCAGCGCGATTCCTGAAGCGTTTTGACCTGCTATGATCTGAGCCGCATTAGGGGCGGTATCTCCTGCAGGCAGTGCGACAAGATAAGCCGTTCCTGCAATATTTGAAGTAATGCTTGCCGAGATGGATGTTTCACCAGGCGTAAGGGTCAAGGCATCCACAACCGGTGTTGTCACCCCTGTTGTCCAGGAGACCGCTTTTGCCTCAATTGCCACATCACCGTCAGCAGTCTTTAATTTTTTCCCTGAAACAGCCAGATAATATTTCTGATTCAGCGTCAGGTTGGAAGAAGGTGTTATGGTAATCGTTTTCTTTGAGGAATTGATCTTGGCAGTAAAAGCTACAGAGCTGCCGCTGGAACTGTCTTTCTTAAATACAATGCAATCCTTCAGATAGGAATCGCTGGAGCTGATCGTTGCTCCGTTGCTGTATCGAACCACCTCTTCTGAAAAAGAGATCGAGATACCAGTGTTCACGGGAACAGCGGATGCGCCATTCGCAGGGCTGAAGGTGGTCGTGACCTCGCCAACGCTATCTCCAGTGCTGAAATAGATCGACTGGGCAGTGTTGGCCTTCCCGTTTTTATCCTTCACCGAATTTTTATCCATAATAACATAATATTTTGTATCTGTTGCCAAAGATGACTTTGGCGTAATGGTGATTACCGTCTTTGCGCTGTTCACAGAGGCTTCAAAGGATACCTTTGAGCCGGACGAGCTTCCCTTGCGCAAGGTAACAAAGTCTTCTACGTCAGAACTGGTAAGGGTGCTTCCATCATACAGCTTTACCGCAGAGCCGAAGGTTATTGTGATCTTTGTATCCCGTTTCACCTTGGTCGCCTTATCTTTGGGACTGAAGGTAATATCCGTCTCTGCATCGGATTGCTTCGGTGTATCTATCTTAGAAGCAATGGTCCATTTTTTGGGCTTGGTTTCGTACGTCACACCGTTAGCGTTGACATTCATTTGAGAAACAGAGCCGCTTCCGAAAAAATAGCTTTCAGCATTGACGGTGGCGGTACTTATGGAGGTTCCGCTTTCTGCAGTGATTTCAGAGTATCGCCCATCCACGGTAAGGGTATCAATGGAACCGGAGGACAATGTGACTTTTGCTTTTGATCCGGTTATATTGAGTCTTGGAAAGCTGCCTTTTAAAGTAAGTTGAGCGGAACCGCCTGCTGTGACGCTGCTGAATCCGGGCCCAAACAAACCGCCGCTGAGGCTGGAGGCCTGAAGGATTGCCGCTTGTTCTGCAGAGAGTTTTACGATGGCAGTTTCGCCTTTGGCAAGAATACGAACCGGGTCATCATCGTTTTTGTCAACAGATGCGTTTGCGACTCTTGAATTGCTGATCGTAATGGAATCGCTGCCTCCGCCCTTAACGGAAAGATTTCCAAGGATGATACAATTTTCTATTGTCGCACTGCCTTCATCCAAAGACTTATCGATTGTGACATTATTGACATAGACTTTGCCTGATAGCTTTGTTCCGTTCCGATCTACGGTAGTGTTTCCAGAAACAATGCTTTCCTGATCCAAGAGATCGCAGAGAATCTTTGCAGTCTGCGCTCTGGTCAGCTGATCTTCTGGATGGATTTTTCCGTCGTTATAGGCGCCGATGTATCCTTTTCCATTGACCTTGTCGAGGGCGTCATAAGCCCAGTCGGCTATAGATCTGTAATCAGAGAAGGATTTTAGATTTCCTTTCGCTCCATAAGAAGGTACGATTCTCGAAATCATGACAGCGGCTTCCTGCCTCGTGATGGGACTGTCAGGCCGGAAGGTGTTATCGTCGTAGCCGGCGGTATAAGCAGCGGAAAGTGCTTTTGCCACATCGTTATAGTACCATTCGTCCCGCGGAACATCGCGGAAGGATAGGGATGCGGTGCTGGTATTTCCGAGAGCCTTATTGACCATTGCAGAAAACTCAGCTCTGGTGACCGCTTTGTCAGGAAGGAATCTTCCGTCAGGATATCCGGATGCAAATTTTTTATTGATAGCAGTATTGATGTATTTTTCGGCCCAATGCCCTGATACATCTGTAAATTTTGATGCGGAGTAGGATGTGGTTGGCGCGGCTATTGGCAAGCACAACAAAGCTGCAAAAACGCAGCAGATAAGCCGTTTTAAGTTCATTGAATGTTTCCCCCTTTTAATAAATAACTTCTTGCATCGGCGAAAGGAGGTATCCTTGTTAACCGACGACATAGTTCCACTTCATAAACAGAATGAATCCTCATTCTATTACACACTTTATTAGATGGTATCATTTATATTTACAAAAGACAATTATTGGATTGTCTAGAATTGCCAAAAACCCCTTGGGTTTTCAGCTTTTTTCTTCTTTATTACCTTCCCTCTTATTTTCTCACTTATTTTCTCCATAACCTTTTCCCATTCCTTTTCCCGTTCCTTTTTCGCTGGACACCCCTTTCTGAAAAGAATATAATAAAATTTAACAGCAGGCAGAAGCCTGCAGGATGTTTCGCAACATTCTTTTGACGGGAAAACCAGGGGATTGGTTCCTTACGGGAACAGTGATTTATTTCAAATCATCGCATCTTTAAATTCTCGCTCGGGCGCGAGAAAAAGGGAGGAAGAAGGGGATAATGAGGAAAAAATATATTGCTTCCGTACTTGCCGCAATCATCACTGTGGCGGCGGGTACCGTGTGGAGCTTTGCTTTGCAGGAGCAGGAAGATACAGGGCCAGCTAAAGCGTTGGATTTGACAGAATCCAAGCGCACCTTTTCAGATATTAAGGGTCACTGGGCAGAGGGGATCATCCAGGAAGCCGCTGCTCTCAATATCGTAGGAGGATACCCCGGTGGTACATATTTTCCTGATCATCTGATTAAGAGAGAGGAATTCTTTCAGCTACTGACCAATATTTTAACAAATCGACCGGACATTTCGGGAACAAAAATACCCTTTGCCGACGTCAAAGAAGGTAGCTGGTATGTTCCAGCCATAAAAGCGGCAGTTGCCGCAGGCATTACAGACGGCTATCAGGACGGTACCTTTGGAGTCGGTCGGATGATCAGCAGGCAGGAAGCAGCAAAGGTGGCTGGATCGGTTATTTCCCGCCCTGCTAAGCAAATGGTACAGGGAGAAGAGGAGGCGGGGGGAACGGTCGCTTCTGGCGTTGCGGGTGATTCGGACCTTCCTGCTGGATCAAGCGCTGTGATTGGATCGAGTGCGGCAAAGGCCCTTGATCGAGACGCCATTGCAGACTGGGCATATGACTATGTAGATTTGATGTTTCGGAAAGGATACATGAAAGGGGATTCGGCAGGAAATTTTCGTCCAACAATGGCCCTGACCAGGGCGGAAGCTGCAGCAATCCTTCTAAGCATAAAAAAGAACGAGCCTGTTATATCGCCAAATGCCGATGGGTTTGAAATTACAAGCTGTATGACAGAGCATGAAGGTCATGAAGGAGTTTTTATAAACGGTGAAGGCACAGCGGCCGAACCGTATGAAATCGCCTCGGAAGAACAGCTAAACCACCTTCGGATGCATGCTGATGACGGAGCGTATTACATCCTTACAAAAAACATCGCAATCACTAAGAGTTATGCGCAAAGCGGTTCTCAGACGGGGTCAGGTGAACCGGATTGGAGTGCGGGAAACTTTGTTCCCATAGGAAGCAAAGCCCAACCCTTTAAAGGAACACTTGATGGAAACGGATATACTGTCAGCGGGCTTAATATATACTGCAAAGATGACAGAAACTCCGGGGCGGCTGGTGAAGCGAATCAAAGCTGCGTGGGCTTGTTCGGTGTACTGGCAAAAGAATCTTCGGTTACGAATTTAATCATTGATGCCTCCAATATTCAAGGCGGACAGTACACCGGAGCGCTGGCGGGTTATAGTGAAGGGCTCATCGAGAATTGCAGGCTTGGACCAAAGGGCATCGTGACAGGCTTGGATGTGGCAGGCGGCCTTGTGGGGTTGCTTGATCAAAACGCGGAGATATCAAAGAGTAGAAATAGCGGATCGGTGGAAGGCAATTCCGCAGGAGGAATCGTTGGAAATAACCGAGGAATTGTGATTGACTGCTATAATATGGGGAAAATCGATGCCTCCGAAAATGCAGGCGGTATTGCGGCATATCAAACAAACGGAGAAGGAAGGATTACCCGATGCTACAATGAAGGCAGGGTAAACTCAAAGAACTTCGCAGGCGGGATTGTTGGAGACAATGGAGCGAAAACGGACAACTGCTATAATTCAGGAAGAATCTCAGCTATAAAATTTTCCGGCGGAATTGCAGGAAACAATGCGGATACCATAACGCATGTCTACGGAGCCGGGGTGGTTACCGGAGACGGCGGTGCAGGGAGCATCGCTGGAAAGAATGCGGGGGCGATCCGCAAGGCGTTTTGGCTGGGAACCACGGCAGCTTCCGGAATCGGCGTTCCCGGACAAAATGGGAGCGAAGAAACTGTCAGAAAACTGACCCATGAGGAATTGTCAGGGCAGACCAAGATCTTGACGGACACAGGATATGAGTCAGTCTTGAATATCTTAAATGAAAGCGAAAAAACCTGGAAATTCCTTTATTCCTATCTCCCTTCAGAGAACGTGGAGAAGGATAAATTTTCAGACGAAGGGGGCAGCACTCAGCCGGATGGAAGTCAGAGTGAAGAAAGTCGGGGCAATGTGATTGACCCTAATGATCTTGCGACAAAATACCTCTATCCTGTGCTGATTCAGTGAATTGTAATAAAGCTGTAATGGACATAAACCGAGACTTTGATATAATGTAGGAAAATCAAAAAGTTCTAAATAAGGGACAAAAATCAATTGATTTTCTGACACAAAATTAATTTGTATCGGTGAAAAGCAAGGCGCAGCTGCGGCTTGCCGTTAGCATGTAATCAATTGAAAAATGTGGACGAGATGTACACAAAAGGGGGAAAAAAGATGAAAAGACAATTTAAAACATTAGCAGCATTAACGCTTGTGCTGGCACTGTCCAGTACGACTGCTTTTGCGGCAGTACCTGCAGATGTAAAAGGACAGCCGTATGAAAAGGCAGTGACCGCATTGGTTGAGAAAGGTATTATCACCGGAGATGCGGACGGCAGTTTTAATCCTGAAGCACAGCTCACGAGAGCGCAGGCTTGCATTATCGTGGTAAAGTCCATGAATCCACCGGCCGCTGAAGTAACGGGGACAGCGACTCAGCCGGCTCCCAAAAGCGGCTTCTCTGATTTGTCAGGGTATGGATGGGCCGAGGGCTATATCAGTTATGCGGTAAAAAGCGGAGTGTCAAAAGGATATCCTGACGGAACTTTCAAACCCGGAAACAAAGTGACGATGGATGAGTTCATCACCATGGTTCTTAGAGCAGCTGATTACAGCGATCAGACCTTGGGCGGCACTTGGCCGCAAAATTATACAAGCAAAGCGGATGAGCTGAAGCTGATGGAAGGAATCGACAGCGTGGCAGCCCATTATGCTACTAAGTGGATGGCGGCACAGTTCAGTTACAATGCCCTTGATATCATCGAAAAGGCAAACCTGCAGGAAGAGACTCCTTCACAGAGTACAGACAATAGCGGCACAAACGCGATTCCGGATACTTCAAAGATGAGCTATACTGCTGCCGGCAGCTTTAATGATAGTATGACCGCATACAATGGCAGAACGATTTCAAACAATGTGAAAATCTATACTTACGGACTGAAAAAAGACTATAAGCAGGATATGACATTCTCAAAGAAAGCATCTGATTATCTTGAAAACACAGTCTATAAATATAAAAATGTCAGTACACCGGCATTCTGCCAGGTAGAAAACAACAAGATCACCACCATCGTGCTCCCGGGAGATGTAGGCTTCAGCGGAAGAGCCTACGGCGTGATCAACGGTACGGTCAAAACCGTGAACGCAAGCGGCGAAGCGGTAACAGGTGTTGAAACACTGACTGCCACAAAAGAAATTACATGGCTTGCAAAGAAAAATCTAAGCGGAATCCCGACGAGCTCCAGTTCCTATCTTGACGGCACTGTTTACGAGCTGTATCTTTCCAACGGCG
This genomic window from Clostridiales bacterium contains:
- a CDS encoding S-layer homology domain-containing protein, producing MRKKYIASVLAAIITVAAGTVWSFALQEQEDTGPAKALDLTESKRTFSDIKGHWAEGIIQEAAALNIVGGYPGGTYFPDHLIKREEFFQLLTNILTNRPDISGTKIPFADVKEGSWYVPAIKAAVAAGITDGYQDGTFGVGRMISRQEAAKVAGSVISRPAKQMVQGEEEAGGTVASGVAGDSDLPAGSSAVIGSSAAKALDRDAIADWAYDYVDLMFRKGYMKGDSAGNFRPTMALTRAEAAAILLSIKKNEPVISPNADGFEITSCMTEHEGHEGVFINGEGTAAEPYEIASEEQLNHLRMHADDGAYYILTKNIAITKSYAQSGSQTGSGEPDWSAGNFVPIGSKAQPFKGTLDGNGYTVSGLNIYCKDDRNSGAAGEANQSCVGLFGVLAKESSVTNLIIDASNIQGGQYTGALAGYSEGLIENCRLGPKGIVTGLDVAGGLVGLLDQNAEISKSRNSGSVEGNSAGGIVGNNRGIVIDCYNMGKIDASENAGGIAAYQTNGEGRITRCYNEGRVNSKNFAGGIVGDNGAKTDNCYNSGRISAIKFSGGIAGNNADTITHVYGAGVVTGDGGAGSIAGKNAGAIRKAFWLGTTAASGIGVPGQNGSEETVRKLTHEELSGQTKILTDTGYESVLNILNESEKTWKFLYSYLPSENVEKDKFSDEGGSTQPDGSQSEESRGNVIDPNDLATKYLYPVLIQ
- a CDS encoding S-layer homology domain-containing protein; amino-acid sequence: MKNVDEMYTKGGKKMKRQFKTLAALTLVLALSSTTAFAAVPADVKGQPYEKAVTALVEKGIITGDADGSFNPEAQLTRAQACIIVVKSMNPPAAEVTGTATQPAPKSGFSDLSGYGWAEGYISYAVKSGVSKGYPDGTFKPGNKVTMDEFITMVLRAADYSDQTLGGTWPQNYTSKADELKLMEGIDSVAAHYATKWMAAQFSYNALDIIEKANLQEETPSQSTDNSGTNAIPDTSKMSYTAAGSFNDSMTAYNGRTISNNVKIYTYGLKKDYKQDMTFSKKASDYLENTVYKYKNVSTPAFCQVENNKITTIVLPGDVGFSGRAYGVINGTVKTVNASGEAVTGVETLTATKEITWLAKKNLSGIPTSSSSYLDGTVYELYLSNGEIQNIAAAEGKHKGKVFEELSGEGSDFVEVESYADGVVTTTGGKMFAVKDNASVYVLNKADADEYKAGRASSIKAGVEIRAYDISDDKENSADIIVIMK